From the candidate division WOR-3 bacterium genome, the window CTTTGATGGCGCCGACCTGCCATAGTATTGCCGCCACGGTTTCGGCAAGGTTGCCGGACATGGTACGCCGAACCTCAAGCAGGTCCGGTCGCACAATACGCTGCTCGCGGAGCAGCCGGTAGAACTTGCTCGCGGCCTCAGTCGGCAGCTCGAAGCTGAGCCTGGTCTCGTCCACATCATACACCACATTGAATCGGCCGACGCTTCTGGTGCCAGCCATGATGCGGAAACTGTCGGCATTGGACTCCCGCTCCTTGTCGGCAAGCCGGTTAGTATCAGGATTCACGAGGCGGCGGTAGGTATGGAGTACGTCTTCGGCCAATTGCTCAACCTCGGCAAACTCCAAGATGTAAGGAGTGACCGCACGGACAAGGCCGCCAGAAAGCTCCAGCTCGCGCAACGGAACCTGATCGAGTTTCATGCGCTAAGGATTACGCACTGTGCTCCACACCAGCACGCGGCGTGGTATGTCAGGCCTTCTGGGTCTGTTGCAGATTCTGGAATCGGGCCGAGTAGAAGAAATTCCAGAGCGCACGGGTCTTGCGCTTGAGTTCGGCGAGTGACCCCTTGTTCTCAAGCACGAAGTCGGCTCGGCGCCACACCTTGGCATCAGGCTCCTGGAGGCCGAGCAGTCGCTTTGCCTCGTCCCTCGAATACCCACATGTAACGAGCCGCCTTATCTTGAGCCGTTCGGGCGCGGTCACGAGGATGGAAACGTCCACATCCTTGTCTAGGCCGACTGTGAAGAGGAGTGGCGCATCAAGGATGATGAGTCCTTTTCGGTGTTCAGCCAGTTCCTGCTTTAGACGTGCGATGATTGTTGGATGAGTAATGGCGTTGAGCTTGTTGAGGGCTGTCCGGCTGGCAAATGCCTTGGCCGCCAGCCTGCGGCGGTCAATCTGCCCGCTGCGGGCAAGTATCCCGGTCCCGAATGCCTTGACGAGGGCTTTGTATTCCGGAGTGCCACGGCGAAGTACCGTACCTGCAATCGCGTCGGCGTCAATGACTTTCGCACCGAGTCGCTTCAGTTCGCAGGCCACGGTCGTCTTGCCCGAGCCAGCATTACCGCCAATGCCGACCACAAGCCTTTCCTGATTCAGTTTCCGGTCAAACATGCCCTATATCACCTTCGCTTCTTCGTGCAGCAGCCGAACAAGTTCTGGAACGACGTCGGCCGGCTCACCCTCAAGTCTGCGGCCCGGTTTCCGCCCGGGCGGCAGCTGGTCCTCAAGGTAAGTAATTCCCCGCGTCAGTTTGTTCTGGTCAAGACTGAGGTCAGCAAGCGATAGGGTCGGTATTTCCTTCTTCTTGGCGGCCATCATCAGTTTGAGCGTCGGATACCGCGGTTCGTACTTGCCCTTCTGGATTGTTACGAGGCATGGCAACTTCATGTGGACCACCTCGGTCGCACCTTCAACCTCGCGGTGGCAGATGATACTACCCTTGCCGGGTTCAATCTCGACCTCGGGCACAACTGCGACGTGCGGCACTCCGAGAAAATGGGCCAGTGCCTGGGGCACGAACGCTAGGTCGTCATCCACTGCCTGTTTACCACAGAGCACGATATCGAAAGGCTCACGTTTCACCGCTGCGGCGAGTATTTTCGCACGGGAAAGCGCGTCGATATCCTCAACG encodes:
- a CDS encoding electron transfer flavoprotein subunit beta/FixA family protein; the encoded protein is MNVVVCIKQVPSTETKVRINTQTRLLDTSEVEWVINPYDEYAIETALRIKEKLGNTVVTALTFGPERTRTALKTALSMGCDRAVYVSDSGVEDIDALSRAKILAAAVKREPFDIVLCGKQAVDDDLAFVPQALAHFLGVPHVAVVPEVEIEPGKGSIICHREVEGATEVVHMKLPCLVTIQKGKYEPRYPTLKLMMAAKKKEIPTLSLADLSLDQNKLTRGITYLEDQLPPGRKPGRRLEGEPADVVPELVRLLHEEAKVI
- the coaE gene encoding dephospho-CoA kinase (Dephospho-CoA kinase (CoaE) performs the final step in coenzyme A biosynthesis.), whose product is MFDRKLNQERLVVGIGGNAGSGKTTVACELKRLGAKVIDADAIAGTVLRRGTPEYKALVKAFGTGILARSGQIDRRRLAAKAFASRTALNKLNAITHPTIIARLKQELAEHRKGLIILDAPLLFTVGLDKDVDVSILVTAPERLKIRRLVTCGYSRDEAKRLLGLQEPDAKVWRRADFVLENKGSLAELKRKTRALWNFFYSARFQNLQQTQKA